A window of the Hordeum vulgare subsp. vulgare chromosome 5H, MorexV3_pseudomolecules_assembly, whole genome shotgun sequence genome harbors these coding sequences:
- the LOC123395806 gene encoding auxin-responsive protein IAA30-like has product MAADLGFEATELRLGLPGGGEGEARSSSGKRGFAETIDLKLKLEPAGEEAPAAEDRSDVAVVAAAAAEEEHEKAAADACVGKMKRSPSQSSVVTTAALPDPAEKPRAPKAQVVGWPPVRSFRKNILAEKSSPAAAAFVKVSMDGAPYLRKVDLSMYKTYQDLSKALEKMFSSFTIGNCGTQGMNGMNESKLMDLLNGSEYVPTYEDKDGDWMLVGDVPWEMFVESCKRLRIMKGSEAIGLAPRAMEKCKNRS; this is encoded by the exons ATGGCGGCGGACCTGGGCTTCGAGGCGACCGAGCTGCGGCTCGGCCtgcccggcggcggcgagggggaggCCAGGAGCTCCTCCGGCAAGAGGGGCTTCGCCGAGACCATCGACCTGAAGCTGAAGCTGGAGCCGGCCGGCgaggaggcgccggcggcggaggACCGGTCCGACGTGGCCGTGGtcgccgcggcggcggcggaggaggagcacGAGAAGGCGGCGGCGGACGCCTGCGTGGGGAAGATGAAGAGGTCGCCCAGCCAGAGCAGCGTCGTCACCACCGCCGCGCTCCCCGACCCCGCCGAGAAGCCGCGCGCGCCCAA GGCGCAGGTGGTGGGGTGGCCTCCGGTCCGGTCGTTCCGGAAGAACATCCTGGCGGAGAAGTCGTCGCCGGCGGCTGCGGCGTTCGTCAAGGTGAGCATGGACGGCGCGCCTTACCTGCGCAAGGTGGACCTCAGCATGTACAAGACCTACCAGGACCTCTCCAAGGCCCTCGAGAAGATGTTCAGCTCCTTCACCATCG GAAACTGTGGAACTCAAGGGATGAACGGCATGAACGAGAGCAAGCTGATGGATCTGCTCAACGGATCCGAGTACGTTCCAACGTACGAGGACAAGGACGGCGACTGGATGCTCGTCGGGGACGTCCCGTGGGA GATGTTCGTTGAGTCATGCAAGCGCCTTCGGATAATGAAAGGATCAGAAGCTATTGGCCTTG CACCAAGGGCGATGGAGAAATGCAAGAACAGGAGCTGA
- the LOC123452211 gene encoding putative uridine kinase C227.14 yields the protein MELSASVACPTAAQARLLRPPADLRRLGLPRYVSCRSFAVRSKVVKAMPSLSVSFQPAFHQPVTRATWKKKHNVTCYQRQGAPQIEAKSMEEVYDALAEHLLSALKSIDNLDSKYIVGLAGPPGAGKSTVASEVVRRVNKRWSQKHAKDGSPNSDEDIATMLPMDGFHLYRSQLDAMEDPKEAHARRGAPWTFNPSLFLKCLQILKEEGSVYAPSFDHGVGDPVENDIFVKPQHKIVIVEGNYLLLEEDVWREIRNMFDEKWFIDIDIDVSMQRVLQRHIGTGKEPDVAAWRISYNDRPNAELILESKRAADLVIRSVDYLS from the exons ATGGAGTTGTCGGCTTCCGTCGCCTGCCCCACGGCGGCGCAGGCGCGGCTGCTCCGGCCGCCGGCTGATCTCCGCCGGCTCGGCTTGCCTC GATATGTATCTTGTAGGAGTTTCGCCGTGAGAAGCAAAGTGGTCAAGGCAATGCCTTCGCTGAGTGTGAGCTTTCAACCCGCATTTCATCAGCCAGTTACTCGGGCTAcatggaagaagaaacacaat GTTACATGCTATCAGAGACAAGGAGCTCCACAGATAGAGGCCAA GTCAATGGAGGAAGTATATGATGCCTTGGCTGAGCACCTTCTTTCTGCTTTGAAGAGTATCGACAATCTTGATTCAAA ATATATTGTTGGTCTGGCTGGCCCACCTGGTGCAGGCAAGTCTACTGTTGCCTCTGAAGTGGTTCGACGCGTCAATAAGCGTTGGTCTCAGAAGCATGCAAAAGATGGTTCACCGAATTCAGATGAAGATATTGCGACAATGCTTCCCATGGATGGTTTCCACCTTTATCGATCCCAGCTTGATGCAATGGAG GATCCAAAAGAAGCACATGCAAGAAGAGGAG CACCATGGACATTCAATCCATCACTTTTTCTGAAATGCCTACAAATCCTAAAGGAAGAG GGGTCAGTTTACGCTCCATCATTCGATCATGGTGTTGGTGACCCAGTTGAGAATGACATATTTGTAAAACCGCA GCACAAAATAGTGATCGTCGAAGGGAATTATTTATTACTGGAAGAAGATGTTTGGAGGGAAATTAGAAACATGTTCGATGAGAAATG GTTCATTGACATTGACATTGATGTCTCGATGCAAAGAGTGCTCCAGAGACATATTGGCACAG GGAAAGAGCCAGATGTAGCAGCATGGCGG ATTTCATACAACGACCGGCCGAATGCTGAGCTTATCTTGGAGTCAAAAAGGGCTGCAGATCTTGTAATCAGATCGGTGGACTACTTAAGCTAG